A stretch of the Bacillus sp. FJAT-18017 genome encodes the following:
- the bshC gene encoding bacillithiol biosynthesis cysteine-adding enzyme BshC, with protein sequence MEVSNLLLPAANPFASYYLQQTNEVMPFFHYTYNEPGADRARLDELATRQFPREELAVHIEKYMARFQPSAAIKNSLEKLKRPDSAVIIGGQQAGILTGPLYSIHKVISIIQLARQKEKELGIPVVPVFWIAGEDHDYQEVNHVYVPIGTRADKWIFPQKVIQKKMVTDIRIDKELCRSWVASILSLFGETGHTRQVKAFMEDALKRSETFTDFFGDLITGLFPDSGLLLIDSGNPELREIERSRFEDIILGQEAIISALLRQQEEISKGGFPKTIDASENSANLFYYDKTINERVLLDFDPMSGCFVGNKGSLSFTLEELLQIARNEPASLSNNVVTRPLMQEWLFPVLSFIGGPGEIAYWAELKLVFENFGMKMPPIVPRLNITFIDRTIERDIQELDLNVSETIRRGTGPDEERYLDSIQDPELESVFQNAIKEVNAQYRRIEDKTIEIEPAILALVKKNESIILSQIGFMQKKLEEAIKMKHSIALGKFNRVSLELRPEGSPQERVWNILYYVNKFGLDFPSRLLELEYEFDGTHKLVRI encoded by the coding sequence ATGGAGGTTTCAAATCTCTTATTGCCTGCGGCAAATCCGTTTGCATCTTATTATTTGCAGCAGACAAATGAAGTAATGCCATTTTTCCACTATACATATAATGAGCCTGGAGCTGACAGGGCAAGGCTTGATGAACTAGCTACAAGGCAATTTCCGAGAGAAGAGCTTGCCGTACATATCGAAAAGTATATGGCGCGTTTCCAGCCGTCTGCAGCAATTAAAAACTCGCTTGAAAAATTGAAGCGGCCGGACAGCGCGGTAATTATTGGCGGGCAGCAGGCGGGCATCCTTACCGGGCCTTTATACTCGATACATAAAGTCATTTCCATTATTCAACTAGCCAGGCAGAAAGAGAAGGAACTTGGAATCCCAGTCGTTCCCGTTTTCTGGATTGCCGGTGAAGACCATGACTATCAGGAAGTGAACCATGTTTATGTCCCGATTGGCACAAGGGCGGACAAGTGGATTTTTCCTCAAAAAGTAATTCAGAAAAAGATGGTCACTGACATCCGGATAGATAAGGAGCTTTGCCGTTCTTGGGTTGCCAGTATACTTTCCCTTTTTGGGGAAACCGGACATACTCGGCAGGTTAAAGCATTTATGGAGGACGCGTTAAAGCGTTCCGAAACATTCACTGACTTTTTTGGAGACTTAATTACCGGTCTCTTTCCTGACTCCGGTCTCTTGCTAATTGATTCTGGGAATCCTGAATTAAGAGAAATTGAACGTTCGAGGTTCGAGGACATCATCCTCGGCCAGGAAGCAATTATTTCTGCATTGCTCCGTCAGCAGGAGGAAATAAGCAAAGGCGGTTTCCCTAAAACGATAGATGCTTCCGAGAACTCAGCAAATTTATTTTATTATGATAAAACTATCAATGAACGAGTTCTGCTTGATTTTGATCCGATGTCAGGGTGTTTCGTCGGCAATAAAGGCAGCCTTTCATTTACCCTTGAGGAATTGCTGCAGATAGCCAGGAATGAACCTGCCAGCCTTAGTAATAATGTTGTGACAAGGCCATTAATGCAGGAATGGCTGTTCCCGGTCTTGTCGTTTATAGGGGGTCCGGGAGAAATAGCTTATTGGGCCGAGCTGAAGCTTGTGTTTGAAAACTTCGGCATGAAAATGCCCCCAATTGTGCCAAGGCTGAACATTACATTCATCGATAGAACTATTGAAAGAGATATTCAGGAACTTGACTTGAATGTATCTGAGACAATTAGGCGGGGGACAGGGCCGGATGAGGAGAGGTACCTTGATTCAATCCAGGACCCTGAACTTGAATCCGTTTTTCAGAACGCCATCAAGGAAGTCAATGCTCAATACAGGCGGATTGAAGATAAAACAATTGAAATTGAACCGGCTATTCTTGCTTTAGTGAAAAAGAATGAAAGTATCATCCTTTCGCAAATCGGCTTTATGCAAAAGAAGCTTGAAGAAGCAATAAAGATGAAGCATTCCATTGCCCTCGGCAAATTTAATCGGGTTTCTCTTGAACTAAGGCCAGAAGGGAGCCCGCAGGAACGGGTCTGGAATATCCTTTATTATGTGAATAAGTTTGGACTTGATTTTCCAAGCCGGCTTCTCGAGCTTGAGTATGAATTTGATGGTACCCATAAATTAGTACGGATTTAA
- a CDS encoding DUF3397 domain-containing protein: protein MSTVISSFLAAFIVMPLLGYLLIFIISKSITGNHRRSVRSAVDFTTLLLILAVHFLIRTIWGQSYLWLILIIVFATAMIFAVLHWKIRGEVVLGKVFRGFWRFNFLLFFIGYLGLIVFGLIQRATTAVQFP, encoded by the coding sequence ATGAGCACAGTCATTTCATCGTTTCTCGCTGCATTCATCGTTATGCCGCTTTTGGGATACTTGCTCATCTTTATAATAAGCAAGTCGATAACCGGAAACCACAGGCGTTCGGTGCGTAGTGCGGTGGATTTTACAACTTTGCTCCTAATTCTTGCCGTCCATTTCTTAATTAGAACCATTTGGGGACAATCTTACCTCTGGCTAATTTTGATTATAGTGTTTGCCACAGCAATGATTTTTGCCGTCCTGCATTGGAAAATAAGAGGGGAAGTAGTTCTTGGAAAAGTCTTCAGAGGATTTTGGAGATTTAATTTCCTTTTGTTTTTTATTGGGTACCTAGGGCTGATCGTATTTGGATTAATTCAACGTGCGACAACTGCCGTCCAATTTCCTTAA